Genomic DNA from Magnolia sinica isolate HGM2019 chromosome 4, MsV1, whole genome shotgun sequence:
TGGAGGACGACGAGGCTTACTGAAATCGGTTGCGAGACATTGGTGTCCAAGTCACCCCTGAAGAAGGTATGATGCTGTCTCCGAAGAATAAATATCCTCCACCTTGTCCGCTGATACAGTGGCCAGTCACATTTCTTACAAGATTGAGTCCTCGCAGCTGAGATAAAATACTAGATTTGCCATTTCCAAGGCCAAGAACTCCATCAGTCATAAGAGTGGAGGTTGAACTGGAGCCTCCTTGGTTGTATCCACATCTGTAGATGAGAACCAGAAAAAGACATCTTATATAAGAGAGAGGAGATAGAACAGCAGCGGCAACACATAACTCAAAAGACTGTTTGGCCATCCGCGCATTCACAAATTGGGCAATCCATGAATCAACTCATCAATGGGGCAGATGGAACATTTGAGAATTGCATGAGAGTACAAAAAATACTGAAAGTAGTTAATTGTTCGTTACCCAAAAGTTAGACTGGGTTGAGCAAGAGAGCCAGAGGACATGCGGAGTGAGAAAGTGTCCCGCACAAGGACACCATCAGAGAAGCTACCGTCAGCATACGTGATCTGGTAGTCACATTGATCACGAGGCTCCTCGCATGTGTAAGGGATGAGGGAGGGGCTGGCCGCACAGAGGGGGTCCTTACAGAAGACAAGCTTGTTCCTCGCAGGTTTGTAAGGTGGGTGGGGACCCTGCCAAACCAGAAAATATAACAGAGATAAGAGATAGGGATAGGAAGCATTTAGGACTAGAGAAATAGCAACATCTAAGCAGGCAATGAAGATTGTGTTTGTTTTACATTGTAGCAGCTGACACAAGGGGCATCGCATTGCACCCATGTAAGGTCGCTGCCTGTGTCAATGTCGAGGAAGTACTTCTTGGGCGGATTTCCAATGCTGACGCTAACGTAGTATAACCTGCATGGTATTGTGATATTAGGGGCTGTTTGTTTTTCTAATTACATATGTAAATACAGGTACATACGCAATCATTACTCAACTtcacaaaaagaaagaaat
This window encodes:
- the LOC131242692 gene encoding aspartic proteinase Asp1-like isoform X2; protein product: MGRMEKEAFVFLLLLLLLTFQTCSAASNTQQPKRRESLSVSSSSSSNGPGSSVFPIFGNVYPDGLYYVSVSIGNPPKKYFLDIDTGSDLTWVQCDAPCVSCYNGPHPPYKPARNKLVFCKDPLCAASPSLIPYTCEEPRDQCDYQITYADGSFSDGVLVRDTFSLRMSSGSLAQPSLTFGCGYNQGGSSSTSTLMTDGVLGLGNGKSSILSQLRGLNLVRNVTGHCISGQGGGYLFFGDSIIPSSGVTWTPMSRNRFHKYSPGPMNIIFGKQPIGVKDLLVVFDSGSTYTYFASQPYQAFVSMGRGNVCLGILNGSEGGLQDLNIIGDISLQDLMVIYDNEKQKIGWVRENCNRLPTSGTALF